The sequence CACTACATATATGCGCAAGTTGGTGAAACCATTACCTTAGCATCCAGTGTGCAGGGAACTGGCGGCACCTCCAGAATAAGACTATATGATCCAAGTGGTACCGAAATTGTAAGCGATGTATCCAATGGTGTAATAAGTAATAGAACCGCAGAACTGGCGGGTCCACTTTTAGTTGGAGAACCAGCTGGTGGCAACAAATACCTGCCAATTTACTATACGGTAACCGTAGCTGGAATTTATCGGGTAGAGTTTGTGGCGAGAGCAACGGGAGATCCCTCCAACACATACCTTGCAAATGCAAATTGGACACAGCCCACAAACAATGCGGCAATCGTAGCTTGGGATATATCTGTTATCAATTCAGCTAACAATGGTTTTATAAAAGGACGTGTTTATACCAATGTTTTAAACCTTTCAAATGGAACTTCGAGTCCAAATACCCAAGGATTTGAAGGACTTATTTATGTGCTTACTAAAGATGGTTATACGTATCGAGTGGATAATAATGGTAATAATGGTATGTATTTTACCTTCTATGTAAACAATAATGGTTACGTAGATGGCCCTACGCAAGAGCCGCTTTATAAAAGTTTAAACAAATCCAGTAACTTCGGGAATCAGGCCCACGATCCGAATATTGCCGATACGGAAAGGCATATTACCCATAAGATGTTCTATACATTGCCTTCAGAAGATTTACCTACTTCTGCAACAGGAGCTGTACCAGGAGGAACCACTTGGTTAAAGAATGAAGTGATAGCACCAGAGGTTTCCAATGTGGAAATTGTTGGCGTAGATGGTACACCCGGCCAAGTAGGCAATAAAGGAGGCTATATTAAATTTCTGGCAGGTTCCCAGGGCCAATATACCATTATTATTGAAAGCTCGGACCTTCCACCTACTTTTGTAACCCGTACTCTAAACGGATCCTCCATAGCTGGACAAAATAGTATTTTATGGGATGGAAAGGACGGAAATGGCGATCCATTACCACTAGGAAATGTGCCTTCCAAAATTACAGTGCAGCTGCAAGGAGCAGAAGTCCATTTTCCTTTTATAGATATGGAATATAACAGAGATGGCACTATAGTAGAGCTTCTGGATCATGTTATATTAACCAACACTGGGAACGAGGTTGTAGAATCTGATATTGTTTACTGGAACGATATAGATATAACTTACGGTAGTAACGGAAGTATTCCAAATCCTATAAACAATAGTCACTTAACATCTACCTATGATGGAACGGTAACGGAAGGAAATGGAGATGGCCTAAGTAGTAACATTAATGGCCACATTTGGGGAATTGGTGGTACGGGTACAAGTGGACTTTTTGGAGATAATAAAGCGATTGATACTTGGACCTTCATAAAAGGTGAAGCGCAGACAATTGAAACGATAGTAGTCGTAAAAATTGCAGATTTAGAAGTGCCTTCCATTATCCCAAATAGAACGTATTTAACTGAAGTAGGTACTGAAGTTATCTACACCATAAAAGCGAGAAACAATGGCCCGAGCGATGTAGATGAAGCTCCTTTCAGTTTTATTATTCCGGTAGGGTTTGATCCAAACAATATAGCCTTTAATGGCAATGGCTGCGGAACAGAAAATTTAACCTTAACCTATAATGCTGTTACAAGAACCTACAATTCTACGCTAGACTTGCCAAGTGGTTGTGAAATTGAATATCAAATTACCTTAGTTGTAAATTCTGATATAACCGTAGATGACTATGAATTTACAGCAACAATTATGCGTCCAAATGACGTAACAGATCCTGATGCTACCAACCCAGATCCAAACATACCACCAACAGATCCATTTTACGAATGTGACAATAACGGAATGGGCGGCAATTGTAATAACATCAAGACCAGTTCTATTCCATTTACATTAACCTATTCCCTAGAAAAAGAGGGAGTATTTAATGATGAAAATGGTGACAATGTAGCACAACCTGGAGAAACAATTACCTATACATTGACAGTAAAAAATTTGGGTAGTATAGATATCTATGATGTTATTCTAGAAGATCCTAAGCTAGGCGGCGTAATTACTGTTTCGCCAAGCGGAGATATTAATAGTGACGGCATTTTGAATCCAAATGAAGAATGGGTCTATGCGGTAAATTATTCACTTACCCAACTTGATATAACCAATAAAGGCGTCTATAACCTAGCTTCAGTTGCGGGAAAAAATGATTTAGGTGAAGATTTAATTCCGCAGACTTCTGTAGATCCTACGCCACTGGATCCTAGCGATCCCAACTACGATCCTAACAGACCAGATCATACTTTTGTGCCGCTTAAAGGAGCTAGTCTATTGATTACAAACCCGAACATTTATCAAAAAGTAAAACGCAATTAAGAATGAAAAATACTTATTTATACATAAGCACCTTACTGCTACTTACTTTCAATATGTTGGCTCAAACCTCTAATGAAGGAATGTTATATGTGAGTGATGCAACAAAATTTTCAACAGTTGAAAATTTTGATAATCTTGAAACAGGATCGTTCTATAACGATGGTGAAGCTTTTATTTACAGCCACTTCAATAATGATGGCACGCTGGATTTTTATCAGAATACAGGAATTACCAGATTTATTGGAACGGCAGACCAAAATATATGCGGTAGCAATACAAGTTATCTTTATAATGCTTATTTCAAAAACAGTAGCAACACTGTTCCATTCCTTTTGTCAGGAACCCTTGAGATTAACGGGACGGCAGATTTTGAAGATGGGATAGTTGACAACGACAACTTTGGAGGAAATTTCACCTTTGATACTGATGCCAACCATATAAACACTTCAGACTATAGTCACGTGGACGGACCGGTAAATAAACTGGGCAATAAGCAATTCACTTTTCCTATTGGAGATGAGGGTTATTATCGCTTCGGAGGAATTTCTGCACCAGCAAATGTGGCAACTAATTTTGAAGGAAAGTTCTATTTTGAAAATTCAAATAATCTTTATTCACACAATTTAAGAGCAGGAGCAATCCAGGAAATAGACAATCAGGAATATTGGACTATTGAGGAAAAAACCGCGGGCAATGAAGATGTACTTATTACACTTTCTTATCGTGATGTTACTACTCCCGCCGGAATGATTACTGCAGCCCAACAGAATGCATTGACCATTGTACGATGGGATGAGGCAAGTAATATGTGGGTTGATGAAGGTGGCGCAATAGATTTGAGCAACCAGACCGTAACTACGGCAGTTGCCAAATACGGCGTATTTACATTCGGACGCTTAAAGGCGGATGCTGTTCTTCCTGGCGGACTTGTAGTTTATACGGCAGTAACTCCAAACGGTGATGGAAAAAATGACTACTTCTTTATTGATAATCAAAATCCAAATATTAAAAACCTCCACGTTGAAGTTTACAACCGTTGGGGCGTAAAGGTATTTGAAACCGATAATTATGGTGACAGTGGAAATGTTTTTGACGGCTTTTCAACTGGAAGATTGACCATTAAGGATTCCGAGCAACTTCCATCTGGAACCTATTATTATATTTTAGATTATCTATATGGTGAAGGCACAAACGAAAGACACAAACAAGCTGGGTTTTTATACCTAAGTGGAAACTAACACGAAAAGAATTCTCATGAATATTAAATTATCAAAACTATTTATTTTTATGCTACTGGGATGTATTTTTTCTGCGGTCCACGACGTGCAGGCGCAGCAGGATTCACAGTACACCCAATATATGTATAACACGGTTAGCGTAAATCCTGCATATGCCGGAACGCGCGGCTCCCTAAGTATGTTGGGAATTTACAGAAACCAATGGGTGGGCATTGACGGTGCCCCAGAAACCTTGAATTTCTCCGCAAACTCCCCAATTGGAGTGCAAGGCGTAGGTCTGGGTCTTGGTTTTACAAGCGATAAAATTGGACCATCTACGGAAAGTATAATTACCGCAGATTTTTCATATACCATTCCAATGTCTGAAAACACAAAGTTATCATTTGGAGTTAAAGGAGGTTTGTCCTTGTTAGATTTAGATCCAAACAAGTTGCTTATCTACAATCCCAATGACTACGACCTAACACAAAAAAGTTATAGCTCCCCTATTGTTGGTGCCGGTCTTTACTTACACGCAGACAATTGGTATTTGGGTCTCTCCTCGCCTAACCTATTGGAAACAGAACATTATGACGACGTGCAGGTTTCAACGGCAACGGAAAAAACTCATGTTTACTTAATTGGTGGTTATGTTTTTACCCTAAATCCTAGTTTTAAATTAAAACCTGCGGTCTTGGTCAAAGGTGTTATGGGCGCTCCCCTTGCCGTTGATGTTTCGGCAAACGCTCTAATTTACGACAGAGTAACCTTTGGCCTTGCCTACAGACTTGATGCTGCGGTGAGTGGAATGGCAGGTTTTCAAGTGACTGATAACATTATGATTGGCTATGGCTATGATTATGATACCACAGAACTGAGAAATTACAACAGTGGATCCCACGAAATCTTTTTAAGATTTGAACTCGGAACCAAATTAAGAGCGAAAGTAAACCCTCGTTTCTTCTAATTATTAAAAAAGTATTATCAACAGATGAAAAATAAAATTACTAAAGCGATACTGTTTTTATTGATCGTAGGTTTCTCGGGAGTTTCGGCTGTAAACGCCCAAGAAAAGAAACTCGCAAAAGCCAATGAAAACTACGAGCAATTGGATTATGTAGATGCCCAAAAAATATATTTGGCCGTCGCGGAAAAAGGATATGAATCTGAAGAGCTTTTCAGCAAATTGGGTAATAGTTACTATTTCAATGCGCAATATGACCAAGCTGTAAATTGGTATGGACGTTTGTTCACCCTTACACAAGAACCAGCGGACCCCATTACTTTTTTAAGATATTCACAATCGCTGAAAGCAACTGGCAACAATGAAAAGGCAAAGGAATATTACGACGCTTACATTGCAAAAACAGGAAGTAACCCAAGTGTGAAAACCGCGGTTGACTATATGGCTCTTATTCGGCAGAATTCTGGTAGGTATGAGTTAAAGCCGATTGAAGGTATTTATAACACAAACAAGATTTCTTTCGGGCACACCAAGATTGGTAATAAATTGATCTACGCCTCCACTAGCGAAACCGAAACTTTTCTCAACAAGAAAAGCGCTTGGGACGGACTTAGTTTTCTATCGCTTTATGAAATAGAACTTGACGATCAAAATGTTGCTATCGGAAAATCGAAGGAGTTGAAAGGTGCTTTGAACAGCAAGTTCCACGAGTCCTCCCCTGTTTTTACAAAGGACGGAAACACGATGTATTTCACACGAAGCAACATCACTTATAAAAATAAAAAAGACGATCAGAAGCTTAAAATCTACCGTTCCAAAATGGAGGATGGCAAATGGCAAGAAGCTGAGGAGCTAAATTTCAACAGCGATACCTTTTCTTCCGCGCATCCCGCTTTAAATGCGGATGAAACGAAATTGTATTTTTCCTCAGATAGACCCGGAGGTTTTGGCGAATCTGATTTGTATGTAGCAACTGTAAATGAAGATGGAAATATTGGGCAACCAACAAATCTTGGTGCTGAAATAAATACCGGTGGGAAGGAAACTTTTCCGTTTATCTCTTCTGAAAATGAACTTTACTTTTCTTCTGATGGGCATTTTGGCCTGGGAGGTTTGGATGTATTTTATGTGAAGATCAAGGATGATGGTTTTGGCAGTTTGCTGAATGTGGGCAAACCTGTAAATTCTTCCGCAGATGATTTCGCTTTCGGAATAAACGAAACCACTAAAAGAGGTTTTATAAGTTCAAACAGAACCGAAACAGAAGGCAAGTTTGTATACGATAATATTTATTCCTTTTTGGAAACTGCACAAATAATAGATATGTATTTGGCTAAAGTTGAAGGCTATGTAACCGATAAGCAAACTGGAAAACCATTGGAA comes from Aequorivita sublithincola DSM 14238 and encodes:
- a CDS encoding DUF7507 domain-containing protein; translation: MIKKLIYIMPKPHITLLVLCLLLLSGTTAWADGSKDLYPSGKTGLRAYLRAHNAATANWPFANYGTHYIYAQVGETITLASSVQGTGGTSRIRLYDPSGTEIVSDVSNGVISNRTAELAGPLLVGEPAGGNKYLPIYYTVTVAGIYRVEFVARATGDPSNTYLANANWTQPTNNAAIVAWDISVINSANNGFIKGRVYTNVLNLSNGTSSPNTQGFEGLIYVLTKDGYTYRVDNNGNNGMYFTFYVNNNGYVDGPTQEPLYKSLNKSSNFGNQAHDPNIADTERHITHKMFYTLPSEDLPTSATGAVPGGTTWLKNEVIAPEVSNVEIVGVDGTPGQVGNKGGYIKFLAGSQGQYTIIIESSDLPPTFVTRTLNGSSIAGQNSILWDGKDGNGDPLPLGNVPSKITVQLQGAEVHFPFIDMEYNRDGTIVELLDHVILTNTGNEVVESDIVYWNDIDITYGSNGSIPNPINNSHLTSTYDGTVTEGNGDGLSSNINGHIWGIGGTGTSGLFGDNKAIDTWTFIKGEAQTIETIVVVKIADLEVPSIIPNRTYLTEVGTEVIYTIKARNNGPSDVDEAPFSFIIPVGFDPNNIAFNGNGCGTENLTLTYNAVTRTYNSTLDLPSGCEIEYQITLVVNSDITVDDYEFTATIMRPNDVTDPDATNPDPNIPPTDPFYECDNNGMGGNCNNIKTSSIPFTLTYSLEKEGVFNDENGDNVAQPGETITYTLTVKNLGSIDIYDVILEDPKLGGVITVSPSGDINSDGILNPNEEWVYAVNYSLTQLDITNKGVYNLASVAGKNDLGEDLIPQTSVDPTPLDPSDPNYDPNRPDHTFVPLKGASLLITNPNIYQKVKRN
- a CDS encoding gliding motility-associated C-terminal domain-containing protein, with protein sequence MKNTYLYISTLLLLTFNMLAQTSNEGMLYVSDATKFSTVENFDNLETGSFYNDGEAFIYSHFNNDGTLDFYQNTGITRFIGTADQNICGSNTSYLYNAYFKNSSNTVPFLLSGTLEINGTADFEDGIVDNDNFGGNFTFDTDANHINTSDYSHVDGPVNKLGNKQFTFPIGDEGYYRFGGISAPANVATNFEGKFYFENSNNLYSHNLRAGAIQEIDNQEYWTIEEKTAGNEDVLITLSYRDVTTPAGMITAAQQNALTIVRWDEASNMWVDEGGAIDLSNQTVTTAVAKYGVFTFGRLKADAVLPGGLVVYTAVTPNGDGKNDYFFIDNQNPNIKNLHVEVYNRWGVKVFETDNYGDSGNVFDGFSTGRLTIKDSEQLPSGTYYYILDYLYGEGTNERHKQAGFLYLSGN
- a CDS encoding OmpA family protein, producing the protein MKNKITKAILFLLIVGFSGVSAVNAQEKKLAKANENYEQLDYVDAQKIYLAVAEKGYESEELFSKLGNSYYFNAQYDQAVNWYGRLFTLTQEPADPITFLRYSQSLKATGNNEKAKEYYDAYIAKTGSNPSVKTAVDYMALIRQNSGRYELKPIEGIYNTNKISFGHTKIGNKLIYASTSETETFLNKKSAWDGLSFLSLYEIELDDQNVAIGKSKELKGALNSKFHESSPVFTKDGNTMYFTRSNITYKNKKDDQKLKIYRSKMEDGKWQEAEELNFNSDTFSSAHPALNADETKLYFSSDRPGGFGESDLYVATVNEDGNIGQPTNLGAEINTGGKETFPFISSENELYFSSDGHFGLGGLDVFYVKIKDDGFGSLLNVGKPVNSSADDFAFGINETTKRGFISSNRTETEGKFVYDNIYSFLETAQIIDMYLAKVEGYVTDKQTGKPLEKASITIKDSKGNVFAQLTTDENGYYQIEINKFESYFIKAEKDGYDTDEKVSKANMDKQQIDFQLQPNKVVITGGTDLAKVLNIPIIYFDFDKSNIRPDAQVELEKIYAALTEYPQLKLNIRSHTDSRGNDTYNKALSERRAKSTLDYLVSKGIDSKRLKSEGLGESELVNNCGNNINCSEEEHQKNRRSEFIVLE
- a CDS encoding PorP/SprF family type IX secretion system membrane protein; protein product: MNIKLSKLFIFMLLGCIFSAVHDVQAQQDSQYTQYMYNTVSVNPAYAGTRGSLSMLGIYRNQWVGIDGAPETLNFSANSPIGVQGVGLGLGFTSDKIGPSTESIITADFSYTIPMSENTKLSFGVKGGLSLLDLDPNKLLIYNPNDYDLTQKSYSSPIVGAGLYLHADNWYLGLSSPNLLETEHYDDVQVSTATEKTHVYLIGGYVFTLNPSFKLKPAVLVKGVMGAPLAVDVSANALIYDRVTFGLAYRLDAAVSGMAGFQVTDNIMIGYGYDYDTTELRNYNSGSHEIFLRFELGTKLRAKVNPRFF